From Chryseotalea sp. WA131a:
ACCATCGTTGACTCCGCCTCGCGCAACCAAACAATTGACACCGCTTACTAATAAAGATTTGGTATCTGAATAACAAGAGTTGCTGGCAATTACGGAAATAGTTCCGCTCGATCCGCCAAATGTGATAGTGCTCAAACTTGATGTGAAGGTATTGATAGCTGATGTTTGTGACGCCCCAGTGGGAACAGTCCAAACAAAAGAGTTTGCATTGCCAGTGGTAGTTATTACTGAATAATTATCTCCCAAATCAAAACAAGGTGTAGTGTTTCCTGAAATCGCGCCTAGCGTCAGTGGAGTAATCGCACCGCCCGTTAAGTTACTTCCACAAAAAGTGACATTGGAAAACCCATCATCATTACCCCCTAAAGCGTTATCGCAGCTTTGTCCCGTTACGGCAATACTTTTAGAGTCACTAAAGCAACCGTTGGTGGCATCCAATTGAATAGATCCACTTGCACCAGGGAAGCGGATACTCGCAATGCTAGAGATAGTAGTGCTCACTGAGCTTGAGGCAGTGCCGCCACCGCTGGTTACTTTCCACACAAAAGAAGTAGCCAAACCACTAACGACAGTTGCCGAATAGTTCTGACCAAGATTGAAGCAATAAGGGCTTGCACCTGTAATAGCCGATAAAGTGATAGGGCCTAGTGCGCCTCCTGCAAGATTCGTTCCACAAAAAGTGCCATTGGAAAATCCATCAGCACTTCCCCCTAATGTGATGTTACAATTCGTGCCCGTAACGGCTAACAATGCAGTGGCACTCGAACAGCCATTCGTGGCAGTTACCTGCACAGTGGCATTTGCAATTCCAAAACCAAAACTAGCAACGCTGCTCGCTGCACCATTCTGACTTGCAAAAACAGTTCCTCCAGATGGGCTGGACCATACAAACGAAGTAGCTATTCCAGATAAAACATTAACAGAATAATTTTGGCCGCTGTTGAAACAAAAAGTAGCTTCACCAGAAATAGTACTTAACGAAATAACACTGAGCGATCCACCAGTTAAATTGCTTCCACAAAATGTGCCATTGGAAAATCCATCAGCACTTCCCCCTGTATATTGGGCAAAAGAAAAAAGGGGCAAGCACAAAAATGCCACCAATAACCAATAGTGCACGCTTGCCCTCGATTTCATTTTTAAAAATAATTTTTGTAGATCTATGGAGCTGTTCTAAAACCACGGCCACCAGTATTATTATTTCTATTGACTAGGCCGTTCCACCCAGCTCTGAACTGCCGATCGCTGACAGGAGCGAACTGCGTACCATTAGCAAAAGAACCCAAAGCAATGCCGATGCCCGCGTAACCAGTTACACCAACAGTTCCATTTGTTCCATTGGGGGCAGTGGGGTCATTATTTCCATTGATGCCCGGCCAATAATCAACATCCGCATGGCCGAAAGCATTGAGGGCTCCATTTCCATTTGTTCCTCGAAATGATCTGCCCGCCACATTTCCAACTGTAACGGTGTTCTCTAAAACATTTCCCGTCATATCCATGATACCATACCACGTAGCACCTGCTTGGCTTCTGGTGGAAGTACCTGTAGCAAACATACCTGCACGAGTAGGACCTGAAAAACTGACATTGTAGTTTGCGCCTACTGTAGCTGATAACTCGTTGTCGGCTCCAGCATTGGTTAAGGTGGTAACATTAGTAGCTATGGCATTGCCCCACGCAAATTCGCCAGGTACAGGGACCAACGCACCACGGCAAGCTTTTTCCAATTCTAACTCGGTCATCGGCCTCAAGCCTGACCAATCCAAATAGGCCAATACATCAGGCGAAGAAAGAAATGGCATGGCAAGATACCTACCATCTCCGTTAACTTCATTTACTGTGCCGTTGTTATTTAAATCGCAGGCATACTGTCCCGGGGTCGCACCAGATGGGGGTGAAATGCACTTTACCCCACAACGGGCGCTGGGCGATGATGAGCCACTTCCGTGAAAGTTACCTTGAACTATTGCATTAGTTCTACTTGCTTGCTGCGTTCCTGTCAACGTATTTAAAAATTCCATATACTGCTCCTGTCCAATTTCATACTTCATAGAATAGAATTTATTGAATCCGTTAGGGAAGCCGTTGGTGTAAGAAGCAACCATGGACCGACTAGTGGCAGTATTAAAATCATCCACAATCAATTGGCCGGTGGTGTTGTTGTTTCCCAGCGATCCAGCTCCCCCCCCTCCAAGGATGGCTGGCTCAGTTGTGCTAGTCACTTGAAATACATTCCCAACTCCATAGGGGGTTCCTTCAAAACGGCCGTTTCCTGGAAATATACCGTCACCAAGGTAAAATGAACCAGTGGGTACGTAAACCATTTCTACCGCAAAAACTTTCACTGTTACACTGCAAGCATCAAGAACTCCATCGGTTGCATAATTCCATCTAATTTGAAAATCAGTCCACGTGTTTGTTCCAGAACCATTCGATGATCGATATATAAAAACGCCTCGTGTATCAGATACGCCATCAATAGAGGCAGAGGCCGGGCCGGAGTGACCAGAAGTAGCAATGGTAGCATGTTTCCATACGGTGGAAGCTGTACAGCCAGAGCCAGTAGTGCCACCTGTAATTTGAAATTTTACAAACACCCAAGCAGCATCCCAGTTATTGGGGCCGCTGCCTAACCGAAAGGAGTTATCCCAAGAAAGATTAAATTTAACAAAAGTAAAATTTGCTGCGTTGTTTAGTCCTGCCGATGTATTTTGCCCGGTAAGGCTTACATTAGACACTAAAATGTTGTTCGACTTTGCAACGGATACAATCATTGTAATGACTAAAAGACTTAGGCACAAGCGTTTCATGTTAGTTAAGTTTTAGATTTAGCTTTCAATTATAGTGAAAAGAATCATGATCCTCAATTTTTTGCATTAAAAATTAAACGATTTTTTTGTAAAAAGAAGCTTTGCAACCGCTTGCGCGGAAACAAAATAAACAATGCTGCCATCCTAATAGCAGAGGTGAATAGCGTTAAAGTGTTGGCATAATGTAGGCAATAACGCTTAGGTGCAGAAAGCAATGAGCAAGTTGATCTCATGCAATTGCCCCGAAGTTCGGGAAGTATTTTAAAGCCTTTTCTGCATGCTGCACTTTTGGATGATGGCAAAATGTTGCCGCACACACTTCAACCCGATGTTCCCACCTTCATCAATGGATTTACGCCTTAAATTTTTTCGTATGAGTTGGATGTTGGGCCATTTCATTAAAGCCTGGGAGCCATAAGATCGCCCTGGTTGACGATTCTGGAGAGGTAATCGAGTGCTTGTTTTGGGTTTATTCAAAATAAATTTTGGTATAACTGTTTGAAGTTTAATGTTTTGATTATATTTGCTTAAATTATTTGATTAGTATGTTTCAAATTTCTACTCAACCAAAAAAACCCGTTATGAAAACAAAGCTGTCTCTTTTACTTTTTGCTTTGACGGTCATTTTGAATTTGAAGGTCTCAGCCACCAATGGCCAGATAGACGAAAAGAATTCGAATTACGTAGTCATAGGCGTCTTTTCAATCCCAAAAAATGCGATTGAATTTACTGAGAATGCGAGAAAGAATAATCTTTCGGCAGAGTATTCAATTAACCCGCTGCGCAAACTATTCTATGTTTTTGTGCTGCATACAGACGACAAAAGCCTAGCCTTTGAAGAGGCCAAAAAATTGAGAGAAAAAACTCCATATTCCGATACTTGGGTTTACACCGGCTTACTGGGTGAAAATCAAGTGAAAGGGAATGACAGCAACCCGATTGCAGTTGAAAAGATCAATTTGGTAGTGGCGCAAGACAATGTGTCGCTAACTGAAAGCACCAAAGTACCAAACCATTCTTCTGAAGGAGATAAACCTGGCAGTGCAAGTACTTCAACTGCATCAGGAACTTTAACAGCCCAACCTACGGAAACGATGGTGCCTCCTACTGAGCAAGAAGATTCCATGCGACATAAAGCAACTCAAATCGAAAAAGTGGAGGCAGGAAGCAAGCGGATGATGTTTAAAGTATTCACGCATGTAGACGCCCACGATATTCAAGGCGATGTGGATGTGATAGATTTAGATAAAACA
This genomic window contains:
- a CDS encoding OmpA family protein, translating into MKTKLSLLLFALTVILNLKVSATNGQIDEKNSNYVVIGVFSIPKNAIEFTENARKNNLSAEYSINPLRKLFYVFVLHTDDKSLAFEEAKKLREKTPYSDTWVYTGLLGENQVKGNDSNPIAVEKINLVVAQDNVSLTESTKVPNHSSEGDKPGSASTSTASGTLTAQPTETMVPPTEQEDSMRHKATQIEKVEAGSKRMMFKVFTHVDAHDIQGDVDVIDLDKTKPRKVASYPGNESVNVKAVNKSGNVSFVCEVFGYRKITTIANLNDLSATEGIKLEENQAVVPFELVRLKKGDYAVMYNVFFYKDAGIMRPESKYEMNSLLDMMKENPTYKIRIHGHTNGNAHGKVISMGESKNFFAITTDVKEGFGSAKKLSEERAKVIQSYLIKEGIDPTRLKVKAWGGKRPLYEEDHAQAQSNVRVEIEIIEE
- a CDS encoding T9SS type A sorting domain-containing protein, which gives rise to MKSRASVHYWLLVAFLCLPLFSFAQYTGGSADGFSNGTFCGSNLTGGSLSVISLSTISGEATFCFNSGQNYSVNVLSGIATSFVWSSPSGGTVFASQNGAASSVASFGFGIANATVQVTATNGCSSATALLAVTGTNCNITLGGSADGFSNGTFCGTNLAGGALGPITLSAITGASPYCFNLGQNYSATVVSGLATSFVWKVTSGGGTASSSVSTTISSIASIRFPGASGSIQLDATNGCFSDSKSIAVTGQSCDNALGGNDDGFSNVTFCGSNLTGGAITPLTLGAISGNTTPCFDLGDNYSVITTTGNANSFVWTVPTGASQTSAINTFTSSLSTITFGGSSGTISVIASNSCYSDTKSLLVSGVNCLVARGGVNDGFAMAQVIDVPLPVTLISFTAKALENAIELKWVTETEINNDYFEIEQSKDGRVFSPVGKVTGAGNSKTVQNYSFVDKQPYQGISYYRLKQVDFDKHFEYSSTLSVEYNGTTDNFNVLIYPNPTVGSTFNVRFNTSWEGSDVTMDIKDITGKTIFKKTFNVTGSLFIKPIDESLKPGVYLVIFYHAEKKVINRLVIQ
- a CDS encoding SUMF1/EgtB/PvdO family nonheme iron enzyme produces the protein MKRLCLSLLVITMIVSVAKSNNILVSNVSLTGQNTSAGLNNAANFTFVKFNLSWDNSFRLGSGPNNWDAAWVFVKFQITGGTTGSGCTASTVWKHATIATSGHSGPASASIDGVSDTRGVFIYRSSNGSGTNTWTDFQIRWNYATDGVLDACSVTVKVFAVEMVYVPTGSFYLGDGIFPGNGRFEGTPYGVGNVFQVTSTTEPAILGGGGAGSLGNNNTTGQLIVDDFNTATSRSMVASYTNGFPNGFNKFYSMKYEIGQEQYMEFLNTLTGTQQASRTNAIVQGNFHGSGSSSPSARCGVKCISPPSGATPGQYACDLNNNGTVNEVNGDGRYLAMPFLSSPDVLAYLDWSGLRPMTELELEKACRGALVPVPGEFAWGNAIATNVTTLTNAGADNELSATVGANYNVSFSGPTRAGMFATGTSTRSQAGATWYGIMDMTGNVLENTVTVGNVAGRSFRGTNGNGALNAFGHADVDYWPGINGNNDPTAPNGTNGTVGVTGYAGIGIALGSFANGTQFAPVSDRQFRAGWNGLVNRNNNTGGRGFRTAP